The following proteins are encoded in a genomic region of Oceanisphaera profunda:
- a CDS encoding DUF6701 domain-containing protein, whose translation MLKILIWLSLSMLLTLPALSAVPADNVLFPNVAQGHGVKSDCSPEPSDDDDAQLELEDNAQINGANGALDFCTIELDDDNQSCDGKTCTITGQANSVNSLKVSDINFDMTASNARDLPGANEGVYTLDPGDYKLSKVDQQKRNISLKATGQVRIFVEEGFKLQEVDLTLIGNIDFYIKKDFDVQDSKITVKNNVRFYVKKDFDIEESSILVEGDLRIYVANLDDDKDDDKDKDKDKDKDKNKDKDKNNDNDSDFDEVKVKTVNNGIFRFYGLGDVEIDGDDDNKSKTEIDGYIYAGGTLEMEGYATIYGKVTAGRLEMEDDAAINPNQCFFYTFDDDYTPAEDWATRSNTDSFKPEIVDGRFRLTQSKGNQATAVSYNQTFSSVNNKFVIEFDQYAYDRTSSNGADGIALVLSDATITARPGAYGGPLGYGKRSGVDDGFAGGWLGIGIDEYGNYVREGGSRNIKEVEGKSNNPGLSETEHAVAIRGAGSGEEGYNLLAYKLKMDPPVDSHHNSKRPHRYRITIDFTKPDGKARVTVERHANSTKGFETLIDRFKVEQGNTPEELIFSITGSTGGSNNIHEIDNLGFCANKVKRLDPKIDHFRFDVTASNVQACQPQKVTLKACANSNCSETYNQLVTASLAVPNGLKWRDGSTVSFENSKDLYLTSTTKKIKLDVVGSQPTAVQFGKTLCQVGSSGYSETSCTLDFSNELKAFELDFPDGNFTYAGEPLKAILKPQQNCESLFAGETRSISLSAVYVQPENPVAKPSVELGYNGQITRLVPDGLETLSVTFDESGEAAFILTYPEAGKTQLNVVEGNINGGGQFVTVPKALCVNTNPVSIRENDSTYAPYKAAGEAFGMVVTAHGSNNNPDVCKRPVLQNYIHPVALFSNKEPLGSGSNGELTVSNYTHGVSGDIADDNENIVGRNSVDAGKNTLTQSIDEVGVFELSASPIGAFHGISQSEMPIESIPVTAGRFYPARFVLDQADVVATHDGDKTKSYMGQPVNLSFALSALNADGKVTQNYQGEFAKATGQFRVAISDRNMLPRLNLEKMASWQEGRLEFNQYNVVLSRGSQPDGPFELQFDLAVNDGETSSLSAFFDKAGETHPGCRTEGCNHLRIGRHKMFYGRLLATTTQGSSRDAQSVPLRVEYWDNESAIWQRFKTDSWTSIGIDKIHFPYNDYEKSKLAIDDKIQVGYGVGQGATMGSGSTMVEGETNLNVGAPRVPATIKYEVKLEGKPWLEYKESNQGMIIFGKSPGNSSVIYRREQFSGN comes from the coding sequence ATGTTAAAAATATTAATATGGTTATCACTTAGTATGCTGCTGACCCTGCCAGCATTAAGCGCCGTGCCCGCTGATAATGTACTATTCCCTAACGTGGCGCAGGGGCATGGAGTGAAAAGTGACTGTAGTCCAGAGCCGAGTGATGACGATGATGCACAGCTTGAACTTGAAGATAATGCACAGATCAATGGCGCAAATGGCGCACTCGATTTTTGCACTATAGAATTAGACGATGATAACCAGTCTTGTGACGGAAAAACATGCACCATTACCGGTCAGGCTAATAGTGTTAACTCGTTGAAAGTTAGTGATATTAATTTTGATATGACAGCTTCCAATGCGAGAGATTTACCGGGTGCGAACGAAGGTGTATATACCCTTGACCCTGGTGATTATAAATTAAGTAAAGTAGATCAACAAAAACGTAATATTTCGCTTAAAGCGACGGGTCAGGTTCGTATATTTGTTGAGGAAGGTTTCAAACTGCAAGAGGTCGACCTTACTCTTATCGGGAATATAGATTTTTATATTAAAAAGGATTTTGACGTTCAAGATTCAAAAATCACGGTAAAGAATAATGTTCGGTTTTATGTCAAAAAAGATTTTGATATTGAAGAGTCTTCGATATTGGTTGAAGGTGATCTGCGTATATACGTAGCGAATTTAGACGATGACAAAGACGATGACAAAGACAAAGACAAAGACAAAGACAAAGACAAAAACAAAGACAAAGACAAAAACAATGATAATGATTCAGATTTTGATGAAGTGAAGGTAAAAACAGTTAATAATGGCATTTTCCGTTTTTATGGCCTTGGTGATGTAGAAATAGACGGCGATGATGATAATAAGTCTAAAACAGAAATAGATGGATATATCTACGCTGGCGGCACCCTTGAAATGGAAGGTTATGCCACCATTTATGGGAAGGTAACGGCGGGGCGGTTAGAAATGGAAGATGATGCTGCCATAAACCCAAATCAATGCTTTTTCTATACTTTTGATGATGATTACACCCCCGCAGAAGATTGGGCAACTAGAAGTAATACTGACAGCTTTAAACCTGAAATAGTCGATGGCCGTTTTCGTTTGACGCAAAGCAAAGGAAATCAGGCTACTGCGGTAAGCTATAATCAAACATTTTCTTCAGTAAACAATAAGTTTGTTATTGAGTTTGATCAGTACGCCTATGATCGTACCAGTAGTAACGGTGCTGACGGTATTGCCTTGGTTTTGTCCGATGCGACTATTACCGCGCGGCCTGGTGCCTACGGTGGCCCGCTGGGCTATGGTAAAAGGTCGGGTGTTGACGACGGCTTTGCTGGCGGCTGGCTAGGGATTGGTATTGATGAATACGGTAACTATGTACGCGAAGGGGGAAGTAGAAATATTAAAGAAGTAGAAGGTAAAAGTAATAACCCTGGTCTTAGTGAAACGGAACATGCAGTGGCAATTCGAGGTGCCGGTTCGGGAGAGGAAGGTTATAATCTGCTAGCATACAAGCTGAAGATGGATCCTCCTGTAGACAGTCATCATAATAGTAAACGACCTCACCGTTACCGTATTACTATAGATTTTACCAAACCGGATGGCAAAGCTAGGGTTACGGTGGAACGTCACGCCAATTCCACTAAGGGATTTGAAACGCTAATCGACAGATTTAAAGTCGAGCAGGGAAATACTCCTGAGGAACTTATTTTTTCTATTACCGGCTCCACCGGCGGTTCAAATAATATTCACGAGATCGATAATCTTGGGTTTTGTGCTAATAAAGTTAAGCGTCTTGATCCAAAAATAGATCACTTCCGCTTTGACGTAACTGCCAGCAATGTTCAGGCCTGTCAGCCACAAAAAGTGACATTGAAAGCCTGTGCTAATAGTAACTGCAGCGAGACTTATAATCAGTTGGTAACAGCTTCCCTAGCCGTGCCCAACGGCCTCAAATGGAGAGACGGCTCTACAGTTAGCTTTGAAAACAGCAAAGATTTATATCTGACAAGCACAACAAAAAAGATAAAACTAGATGTTGTTGGCTCTCAACCGACGGCTGTGCAGTTTGGCAAGACGCTTTGTCAGGTGGGTAGCAGCGGATACTCAGAAACTAGCTGTACACTTGATTTTTCTAACGAGCTTAAAGCTTTTGAGCTTGACTTCCCTGACGGTAACTTTACCTATGCTGGTGAACCGCTTAAGGCTATTCTTAAGCCCCAACAAAACTGCGAGTCTTTGTTTGCCGGAGAGACACGAAGTATCAGTTTGTCTGCGGTTTATGTTCAGCCTGAAAATCCAGTGGCTAAGCCAAGTGTGGAGCTGGGCTATAACGGTCAAATTACACGACTAGTTCCAGATGGACTAGAAACTCTGAGCGTTACATTTGATGAAAGTGGTGAAGCGGCGTTTATTCTTACCTATCCGGAAGCAGGTAAAACTCAGCTTAACGTTGTCGAGGGTAATATTAACGGCGGTGGCCAATTTGTAACCGTGCCCAAGGCGTTGTGTGTAAACACGAACCCTGTCAGTATAAGGGAAAATGACAGCACCTATGCCCCCTATAAGGCGGCGGGGGAAGCCTTTGGTATGGTCGTCACCGCCCATGGCAGCAATAATAACCCAGACGTCTGTAAGAGGCCGGTACTTCAAAACTATATACATCCGGTGGCATTGTTCAGCAATAAGGAACCACTGGGGAGTGGCTCAAATGGGGAGTTGACAGTCTCCAATTATACACATGGTGTAAGTGGTGATATAGCCGATGATAATGAAAATATCGTGGGCCGAAATTCTGTCGATGCAGGTAAAAACACGCTTACACAAAGCATTGATGAAGTTGGGGTCTTTGAGTTGTCCGCCAGTCCTATAGGTGCGTTTCACGGTATCAGTCAGTCAGAGATGCCTATTGAATCGATACCGGTAACTGCGGGGCGCTTTTATCCAGCCCGCTTTGTGCTGGATCAGGCTGATGTGGTGGCAACTCATGATGGTGACAAAACCAAGAGTTACATGGGCCAGCCTGTGAATCTGAGTTTTGCCCTGAGCGCCCTGAATGCTGACGGGAAAGTTACCCAGAACTATCAGGGTGAATTTGCCAAGGCTACTGGACAGTTTAGGGTTGCCATATCTGATAGAAATATGTTGCCTAGGCTCAATCTTGAAAAGATGGCGAGTTGGCAAGAAGGACGGCTTGAGTTTAACCAATACAATGTTGTGCTCTCTCGCGGTAGCCAACCAGATGGTCCTTTCGAGTTGCAATTCGATCTTGCTGTTAATGACGGCGAAACTTCCTCGTTAAGTGCTTTCTTTGATAAAGCAGGGGAGACGCATCCGGGCTGTCGAACAGAGGGGTGCAACCATCTCAGGATTGGCAGGCATAAGATGTTTTACGGTCGTTTGTTGGCGACTACCACTCAAGGAAGTAGTCGAGATGCTCAGTCGGTACCACTGCGGGTGGAATATTGGGATAATGAATCCGCAATCTGGCAACGCTTTAAGACAGATAGCTGGACGTCAATTGGGATAGATAAAATTCATTTCCCCTATAATGATTATGAAAAGTCTAAGTTGGCGATTGATGATAAAATACAGGTAGGTTATGGCGTGGGGCAAGGAGCAACAATGGGTTCCGGCTCCACTATGGTTGAAGGTGAAACCAATTTGAATGTAGGCGCCCCTAGGGTTCCTGCGACAATAAAATATGAAGTTAAGTTAGAGGGTAAACCTTGGTTAGAATATAAAGAGTCTAACCAAGGTATGATTATATTTGGTAAAAGCCCAGGCAATAGCAGCGTTATTTACCGCCGTGAGCAGTTCTCTGGCAACTAA
- a CDS encoding type IV pilus modification PilV family protein, whose protein sequence is MTYNRSHLVTLSNKQAGFSLFELVLGIMLLSILMTGAVAMLINLAPKTVDPAMEVRAAQLAQRLLNDISLQKYDHANNNFACGSADGETCTSVDKFGPDTGESSLADFNDVDDYDTTAICAASFKPASCNDNWIASCWFTEQCNDDNAYLQFMVKINVKPHEFETGAIYSAKQIEIAVHQPNGSVWEYAVLRGNYP, encoded by the coding sequence ATGACTTATAATCGTTCGCATCTAGTGACTTTATCGAACAAACAAGCCGGTTTTTCGTTATTCGAACTGGTATTGGGCATTATGTTGCTCAGTATTTTAATGACCGGTGCCGTGGCCATGTTGATTAACCTGGCTCCCAAAACCGTAGATCCCGCCATGGAAGTGCGCGCCGCACAATTAGCGCAACGACTTTTAAACGATATCTCTCTGCAAAAGTATGATCATGCTAATAACAATTTCGCCTGTGGCTCGGCAGATGGTGAAACTTGCACCTCTGTAGACAAGTTTGGTCCAGATACGGGTGAAAGCAGTTTAGCCGACTTTAATGATGTAGACGATTACGATACCACGGCCATTTGTGCAGCCAGTTTTAAGCCTGCTAGCTGTAATGATAACTGGATTGCCTCCTGTTGGTTTACTGAGCAGTGTAATGACGACAATGCCTATCTTCAGTTTATGGTGAAAATTAACGTTAAGCCTCATGAGTTTGAAACTGGCGCTATATACTCGGCCAAGCAAATTGAAATTGCCGTTCACCAACCCAATGGCAGCGTATGGGAATATGCGGTGTTAAGGGGTAACTATCCATGA
- a CDS encoding GspE/PulE family protein — MAKHKLTKRLGELLIEHEVITPQQLESVLQQQQREGGRIGALMVQMGILSELQLLGFVAEQLDLPLLDLNKIDIDPQAVKLLSEVYARRHRALVIAVDELQATVVLSDPADLDTQDAIANLLSPREVKLAVAPQSQLFGLYDQLYRRTDDIAHLAEQLQGENAPSRPALEAAGLDDSDATVAKLLYSMFEDALQVGASDIHIEPDKSLIRFRMRVDGLLQETELKEVNIAPALVSRLKIMAGLDIAERRLPQDGRFALTIKGSPVDVRMATMPVQFGEAVVLRLLDQSQGIRSLDKAGMPRELLVAFRRKLASPNGIILVTGPTGSGKTTTLYGALTELNTPERKIITAEDPVEYQLSRVNQVQVNTKAGLTFAAILRTSLRQDPDVLLIGEMRDQETAEIAMRGALTGHLVLSTLHTNDAPSSAVRLMNMGVPGYLVASSLKGVLAQRLVRRLCEYCKVAHQPDLSEAQFLQYLAPDLSPDTQFCQGAGCASCNHTGAKGRLGVYEWLEISHDMADCLREEDIDGFNQLVAADSRYVKLSHSALKLAISGDIALSEVLRLSEWVE, encoded by the coding sequence ATGGCCAAACACAAACTTACTAAACGCCTTGGCGAATTACTCATAGAACATGAGGTCATTACACCACAACAGCTAGAGTCGGTGTTGCAGCAGCAACAGCGCGAAGGCGGCCGTATTGGCGCGCTTATGGTGCAGATGGGTATTTTAAGTGAGTTACAACTGTTAGGTTTTGTCGCCGAGCAGCTTGATTTACCTTTGTTAGATCTCAATAAAATCGACATCGATCCACAAGCGGTTAAATTATTATCTGAGGTGTATGCACGCCGCCACCGTGCGTTAGTGATCGCGGTAGATGAGTTGCAAGCCACGGTAGTATTGTCAGATCCCGCCGATCTCGATACTCAAGACGCCATTGCCAACTTACTCTCGCCTCGCGAAGTAAAGCTTGCGGTAGCACCGCAAAGCCAGCTATTTGGTTTGTACGACCAGCTCTATCGCCGTACCGACGATATCGCCCATTTGGCAGAGCAGCTGCAAGGCGAAAACGCCCCCAGTCGGCCAGCGCTAGAAGCAGCAGGCCTGGATGACAGCGATGCCACCGTGGCTAAACTGTTGTACTCAATGTTTGAAGATGCGCTGCAAGTGGGTGCGTCCGATATTCATATTGAACCCGATAAAAGCCTGATCCGCTTTCGCATGCGCGTAGATGGTCTGTTGCAAGAAACCGAGCTTAAAGAAGTAAATATTGCGCCTGCACTGGTCTCGCGCCTAAAAATCATGGCTGGGTTAGATATCGCAGAGCGCCGTTTGCCCCAAGACGGTCGTTTTGCACTCACCATCAAAGGCAGCCCGGTAGATGTGCGTATGGCAACCATGCCGGTGCAGTTTGGCGAAGCGGTAGTATTGCGTCTGCTCGACCAATCTCAAGGTATTCGCAGCCTAGATAAAGCAGGCATGCCGCGTGAGTTACTGGTCGCGTTTCGTCGTAAATTAGCCAGCCCTAACGGTATTATTTTGGTGACCGGCCCCACCGGTAGTGGTAAAACCACCACGCTTTATGGCGCCTTAACCGAGCTTAATACCCCTGAGCGAAAAATCATTACCGCCGAAGATCCGGTTGAATATCAACTGTCGCGCGTCAACCAAGTGCAGGTGAATACCAAGGCCGGTTTAACCTTTGCCGCCATTTTGCGTACCAGTCTGCGTCAAGACCCTGACGTATTACTCATTGGTGAAATGCGCGACCAAGAAACTGCCGAAATCGCCATGCGCGGCGCGCTCACCGGTCACTTAGTATTATCAACTTTGCACACCAACGATGCGCCCAGCTCAGCCGTGCGACTGATGAACATGGGCGTGCCCGGTTATTTGGTGGCCAGTAGCTTAAAAGGCGTGTTGGCGCAGCGCTTAGTGCGCCGCTTATGCGAATACTGCAAAGTGGCACACCAGCCAGACTTAAGCGAAGCACAGTTTTTACAGTATTTAGCACCCGATCTGAGCCCAGATACGCAATTTTGCCAAGGTGCGGGCTGCGCCAGTTGCAACCACACCGGCGCTAAAGGTCGATTGGGTGTGTATGAGTGGCTAGAAATTAGCCACGACATGGCCGATTGCCTGCGTGAAGAAGACATCGATGGCTTTAACCAACTGGTGGCCGCCGATAGCCGTTACGTCAAACTGTCTCATTCAGCGCTTAAGCTCGCCATTAGCGGCGACATCGCCTTAAGCGAAGTGCTGCGACTCAGTGAGTGGGTAGAATAA
- a CDS encoding PilW family protein encodes MSPPIKSATRQRGFTLIELVIAMAIMGVVSVFSIKFITNSVGIYQQGKDREQLMSDIRFGIERLNREVRNAVPGSLRIEDTDANEQTTSGACVRFWPIDTARRYKNIVLGSSETTVIIPDHELTIKIDDAWIIISPLGLDSSTQLCPDNDCAVAIASGSVDDTDPSQRKFSFPEKPQFSLVSTKRVFFAKNQVRYCITPQAWLTRSQTDIGSNFSSAVLMAEHISAGNFSKGSNEGEDADLYSQLTFDLTASKNNEAISFSHKIRLYNAP; translated from the coding sequence ATGAGCCCTCCCATAAAATCAGCCACCAGACAGCGCGGCTTTACCCTCATAGAGTTGGTGATCGCCATGGCCATTATGGGCGTGGTGTCAGTGTTTTCGATTAAATTTATCACCAATAGCGTCGGCATTTATCAGCAGGGCAAAGATCGCGAACAATTAATGAGTGATATTCGCTTTGGCATCGAGCGGCTTAACCGTGAAGTGCGCAACGCCGTACCCGGCTCATTGCGTATTGAGGATACTGATGCTAATGAACAAACTACGTCTGGCGCTTGTGTACGTTTTTGGCCCATAGATACCGCCCGCCGTTATAAAAACATTGTGTTGGGAAGTAGTGAAACTACGGTAATCATTCCGGATCACGAGCTCACTATTAAAATAGATGACGCTTGGATCATTATCTCTCCTTTGGGCTTAGACTCCAGTACACAACTATGTCCAGACAATGATTGTGCAGTGGCAATTGCCTCCGGCTCAGTTGACGACACTGATCCTAGCCAGCGAAAATTTTCATTTCCCGAGAAGCCACAGTTTTCACTAGTCAGTACTAAACGGGTATTTTTTGCTAAAAACCAAGTGCGTTACTGCATTACGCCGCAAGCATGGCTAACCCGATCGCAAACGGACATTGGCAGCAATTTTAGCTCAGCGGTATTAATGGCCGAGCATATTTCTGCAGGAAATTTTTCAAAAGGCAGCAATGAAGGTGAAGATGCAGATTTATATTCACAGTTAACCTTTGATTTAACCGCCAGTAAAAATAATGAAGCCATCAGTTTTAGCCATAAAATAAGGCTTTATAATGCGCCCTAA
- a CDS encoding prepilin-type N-terminal cleavage/methylation domain-containing protein — translation MQSYRGFTLIELVLVLLLIGIMGAVAVPRLFSNADTGNITTRDALVSRLRLVQTMNMNEPQTQRTRLAVDSTGFAHITDVISADTDAVGSADLSDSNLGWRRMYNADAAIKLNTHSTFSIFFDRLGRPRLYTSDGPSDSCKDGCNLLIGNKYKLRIEKEGYIHDL, via the coding sequence ATGCAATCCTATCGTGGTTTTACGCTGATTGAATTAGTGTTGGTGCTGTTGCTGATTGGCATAATGGGCGCAGTGGCAGTGCCACGCCTATTTAGCAATGCGGATACGGGCAATATCACCACCCGCGATGCCTTAGTGTCTCGCTTGCGCTTAGTGCAAACCATGAATATGAATGAACCACAAACTCAGCGTACGCGGTTAGCGGTCGATTCCACGGGCTTTGCCCATATTACTGATGTTATCAGTGCCGATACAGATGCTGTCGGTAGCGCTGACCTTAGTGACTCCAACTTAGGCTGGAGACGCATGTATAATGCCGACGCCGCCATTAAATTAAATACACATTCTACATTCTCAATATTCTTTGACCGTTTAGGTCGCCCACGTTTATATACTAGCGACGGGCCATCAGATAGCTGTAAAGACGGCTGTAATTTATTAATTGGCAATAAATACAAACTGCGTATCGAGAAAGAGGGCTATATTCATGACTTATAA
- a CDS encoding tetratricopeptide repeat protein has product MVLRFKLRRNFAALFVASVGLLQVPIAQAQDDADNVSWADLMVNLPEADMDALATEYLQHTRLNPPVQAQALPQANPVAPPVTKARHSGPSKLDFNEVVLSRADWLSELNQQADAALATNNWPLAELRLAQALGEYQDAHETRLRLAAMLYGRGALGQTRAVLQQGIELAPQHADFRLTLARILAEQQRFDAALQQLNQVHPILSEHLDYYSLKAEVARRSGQCAQAINTYQQLLTHSRVGAWWLGLGLCQRELGEDFSPAFLQARASADLGAASQRFVEQQLQQLATGGQDGQTQTY; this is encoded by the coding sequence ATGGTGTTGCGTTTTAAATTGCGCAGAAATTTTGCGGCTCTGTTCGTCGCCAGTGTGGGCTTATTGCAGGTGCCAATAGCCCAAGCCCAAGACGACGCTGATAATGTGTCGTGGGCGGATTTGATGGTGAATCTGCCAGAAGCCGACATGGACGCTTTGGCTACAGAATACTTGCAGCACACTCGGCTGAATCCGCCAGTACAAGCCCAAGCTCTGCCACAAGCCAACCCTGTGGCACCACCAGTGACCAAAGCGCGTCACTCAGGGCCCAGTAAGCTGGACTTTAATGAAGTGGTGTTAAGCCGAGCGGATTGGTTGAGCGAGCTAAATCAGCAAGCCGATGCGGCCTTGGCCACCAATAATTGGCCATTAGCCGAGCTAAGGCTGGCGCAAGCCTTAGGCGAATACCAAGATGCCCACGAAACACGCTTGCGTTTAGCGGCCATGCTTTATGGCCGTGGTGCGCTTGGCCAAACCCGTGCCGTATTACAGCAAGGCATAGAATTGGCGCCGCAACATGCAGATTTTCGCCTCACCTTAGCCCGCATTTTGGCCGAACAGCAGCGCTTTGACGCCGCATTACAGCAGTTGAATCAAGTTCACCCCATACTCAGCGAGCATTTGGACTATTACAGCTTAAAAGCCGAAGTTGCTCGGCGCAGCGGCCAATGTGCACAGGCCATCAATACCTATCAGCAATTGCTCACTCACTCTCGCGTGGGCGCCTGGTGGTTAGGGTTAGGTTTGTGTCAGCGTGAGCTAGGGGAAGACTTTAGCCCCGCATTTTTACAAGCCCGTGCCAGTGCCGACTTAGGCGCAGCCTCGCAGCGCTTTGTAGAACAACAACTGCAGCAACTCGCCACCGGGGGGCAAGATGGCCAAACACAAACTTACTAA
- a CDS encoding type II secretion system F family protein, with amino-acid sequence MAFFQYRARNARGQLNQGRLEAASAQAAADSLMSAGLIPVEIKEAKASATASINWQQFLRGKVKLEALLILCRQFSSLTRAGIPILRIVEGLRDTTDNKLLINALNDVSEALNQGQTLANALAAHPHIFNSLFISLVDVGESTGQLEQAFLQLSHYFQLELDTRRRVKAATRYPMFVSLAMLAAMVVVNIYVIPAFTGIFASMGSDLPLMTRILIGSSEFFTTYIVHLVLGLAALGFAIWRYVKTKNGQLRWHTILLRIPIIGPLVNRILLARFCRSFSMMLGAGVPIVRVLTLAGTATGNAYLTRAILGMGDELASGNSLSRVATDSGVFTPLILQMFKVGEETGRVDQMVMEAGKFYEEEVDYDITNLTSKIEPILIVVISAMVLVLALGIFTPMWDMVGLVNQ; translated from the coding sequence ATGGCCTTTTTTCAATATCGGGCCCGTAATGCCCGCGGCCAACTTAACCAAGGCCGACTAGAAGCCGCCTCTGCCCAAGCCGCTGCCGACAGCTTAATGAGTGCCGGCTTAATACCGGTCGAAATTAAAGAGGCCAAAGCCAGCGCCACAGCCAGTATTAATTGGCAGCAGTTTTTACGCGGTAAGGTGAAGCTAGAAGCGCTATTAATTTTATGCCGCCAGTTTTCTTCGCTTACTCGTGCCGGTATTCCGATTTTGCGCATCGTAGAAGGCCTGCGCGATACCACCGATAATAAACTGCTAATTAATGCGTTAAATGATGTATCTGAGGCACTTAACCAAGGCCAAACCCTGGCCAATGCGTTGGCGGCCCATCCGCATATTTTCAACAGCTTATTTATCTCATTGGTAGACGTAGGCGAGAGCACCGGCCAGCTAGAGCAGGCATTTCTGCAGTTATCTCACTATTTTCAGCTGGAATTAGATACCCGTCGCCGTGTAAAAGCCGCTACCCGCTACCCCATGTTTGTGTCGCTCGCCATGCTCGCCGCCATGGTAGTGGTGAATATCTACGTAATCCCGGCGTTTACCGGCATTTTTGCCAGTATGGGCTCAGACTTACCGCTGATGACGCGGATCCTCATCGGCTCGTCAGAGTTTTTTACCACTTATATCGTGCACCTTGTGCTGGGCTTGGCCGCACTTGGCTTTGCTATTTGGCGCTATGTGAAAACTAAAAACGGCCAACTGCGCTGGCATACCATATTGCTGCGCATCCCCATTATTGGCCCGCTGGTAAACCGCATTTTACTGGCCCGTTTTTGCCGCAGCTTTTCCATGATGTTAGGCGCCGGCGTGCCCATAGTACGGGTGCTTACTTTAGCGGGCACCGCCACCGGTAATGCTTATTTAACTCGGGCTATTTTAGGCATGGGTGATGAGTTGGCATCGGGCAACAGTTTGTCCCGCGTGGCCACAGACAGCGGTGTGTTTACGCCGCTCATTTTGCAGATGTTTAAAGTGGGTGAAGAAACCGGCCGGGTAGACCAAATGGTGATGGAGGCGGGCAAGTTTTACGAAGAAGAAGTGGATTACGACATTACCAACCTCACCTCTAAAATCGAGCCGATTTTGATTGTGGTGATCTCCGCCATGGTGTTGGTGCTAGCACTGGGCATTTTTACCCCCATGTGGGACATGGTCGGTTTGGTTAATCAATAG